The Lysinibacillus pakistanensis genome includes a window with the following:
- a CDS encoding Cof-type HAD-IIB family hydrolase, translating into MDCKIVFFDVDGTLINYEDGCIEESTRKVIDELKQRRIRIVAATGRPLSMCQSLRNMGIETFITANGAYVKHQNQVIHKVPIDKNIVQAVHAFANENKQSLSFFTEQLFMNNVHKPRTLKALQETLSLSKFPEFHENIVEQEIYLMCLYANEDIEQIYTAQFPHLKFKRWHPYITNVLQSDISKSIAVQAVLDYFNLSSEEALAFGDGDNDIDMLEQVGFGVAMGNASEALKNSADYITKKSIEGGIYHALKELQII; encoded by the coding sequence ATGGATTGCAAAATTGTTTTTTTTGACGTAGATGGAACACTTATTAATTATGAAGATGGCTGTATTGAAGAAAGCACAAGGAAGGTAATAGATGAGCTAAAACAGAGGAGAATTCGTATTGTTGCGGCTACAGGTAGACCTTTATCAATGTGTCAAAGTTTAAGAAACATGGGTATAGAGACATTTATAACCGCAAATGGTGCATATGTTAAGCATCAAAATCAGGTAATACATAAAGTACCAATTGACAAAAATATAGTCCAAGCAGTTCATGCCTTTGCTAATGAGAATAAACAAAGTCTTTCATTTTTTACAGAACAATTATTTATGAATAACGTACACAAGCCAAGGACACTTAAAGCCCTGCAAGAAACATTATCTTTATCTAAATTTCCTGAATTTCATGAAAATATTGTAGAGCAGGAAATTTATCTAATGTGTTTATATGCTAATGAAGATATTGAGCAAATATATACAGCACAATTTCCTCATTTAAAATTTAAAAGATGGCATCCGTATATTACGAATGTATTGCAATCTGATATTTCCAAATCGATTGCTGTTCAGGCTGTACTTGATTATTTCAATTTAAGTTCTGAGGAAGCACTTGCGTTTGGCGATGGCGATAATGATATAGATATGTTAGAACAGGTTGGTTTTGGGGTTGCAATGGGGAATGCAAGTGAGGCATTGAAGAATAGTGCTGATTATATAACGAAGAAATCCATTGAAGGGGGTATATATCATGCCTTGAAAGAGCTACAAATAATTTAA
- a CDS encoding DUF2225 domain-containing protein, with the protein MAFNIYYYESSVDCKFCKKHFTTYKVRPNRYKIVEEQTDFMPVYEGLNPLLYEVAVCPFCGYAYHKSMTRTYGPFMLLIDELYIKELQKPMNICQERTVDDAIVSFKLAYLVSRASMEESLLMANFALKIAWLYRLKEDQESEMRYLFAARDFYSKSFASNQEGSERIQYLHAELSLRLGDMTEAKKGFSRLIADRNVSNKYRKLARNRWENYKYDEQSIILNEDIGKIIN; encoded by the coding sequence ATGGCATTTAACATTTACTACTATGAAAGTAGTGTGGATTGTAAGTTTTGCAAAAAGCACTTTACCACTTATAAGGTACGTCCTAATCGTTATAAAATTGTCGAAGAGCAAACAGATTTCATGCCCGTCTATGAGGGCTTAAATCCATTGTTATATGAAGTCGCTGTTTGTCCGTTTTGTGGCTATGCCTACCATAAATCCATGACTAGAACCTATGGGCCTTTCATGCTCCTTATCGATGAGCTGTACATTAAAGAGCTTCAAAAACCTATGAATATCTGTCAAGAGCGTACAGTGGATGATGCCATTGTAAGTTTTAAGCTTGCTTATTTAGTGTCCAGAGCCTCTATGGAAGAATCACTTCTTATGGCAAATTTCGCTTTAAAAATTGCCTGGTTATATCGCTTAAAAGAGGATCAGGAATCAGAAATGCGCTACCTTTTTGCGGCAAGAGATTTTTACAGTAAATCATTTGCATCCAATCAAGAAGGTAGTGAAAGAATTCAATATTTACATGCAGAATTAAGCCTACGACTTGGCGACATGACTGAAGCGAAAAAGGGATTCTCTCGATTAATCGCAGATCGAAATGTTTCCAATAAATATCGTAAATTGGCTCGCAATCGCTGGGAAAATTATAAGTATGATGAACAGTCAATCATCTTAAACGAAGATATTGGAAAAATTATCAATTGA
- a CDS encoding erythromycin esterase family protein: protein MTKGKRNKMLLSLSIALTSFIAFNGNANAAVAAPRIAEQTSLEQGSEVKQARTSNEALQDWKNWVNDHAYSLNSIQPESFESTKIASSKFEDLEMLKPLLHDKRIVFLGESSHGVAEFSLAKTRIIQFLHQEMGYNVLAFESGMGNVMNAQGQIDKQVALETMKDGIFEVWWSKETLSLFEYTKKTQATEQPLMLAGFDIQQQGAFTDGGWLENNQLAKQFSEVENQLVDWTYSKDLKGYQKAKPSIIDVYKQVKSQVQLKEKELKAAYPSEPHITKLMERTLADRIRLAEEYVELSIQSNIDIEQNKYDSFFKTMEWRDQGMLENLLWLADEIYPTEKFIVWAHNDHIRKAQSEVMGSPYALNLMGERLPDIYKKYSYVLGLYMASGENASNARETWSVLPPVKGSTEDILSSTKKPYTFIDLRNRQNERGNSWMFEPRISYSWGVIQESFVPRDQFDGILLIDKVSIPNYIE, encoded by the coding sequence GTGACAAAAGGGAAAAGAAATAAAATGCTATTATCTTTAAGCATTGCATTGACAAGTTTTATAGCATTTAATGGGAATGCAAATGCGGCAGTGGCTGCTCCAAGGATAGCAGAGCAGACAAGTTTAGAGCAGGGATCAGAAGTAAAGCAAGCTCGTACGTCCAATGAAGCACTACAAGACTGGAAGAATTGGGTGAATGACCATGCATATAGTTTAAATTCCATTCAGCCTGAATCCTTTGAATCAACAAAAATTGCATCCAGTAAATTTGAAGATTTAGAGATGCTAAAGCCCTTATTACACGATAAGCGTATTGTTTTTTTAGGGGAAAGCTCGCATGGTGTAGCAGAGTTTAGCCTAGCAAAAACACGTATCATTCAGTTTTTACACCAAGAAATGGGCTACAACGTCCTTGCCTTTGAAAGTGGCATGGGAAACGTTATGAATGCTCAGGGACAAATTGACAAGCAAGTGGCTCTGGAGACGATGAAGGATGGGATTTTTGAGGTATGGTGGTCAAAAGAGACCCTATCGTTATTTGAGTATACTAAGAAAACTCAAGCTACAGAGCAGCCTTTAATGTTAGCTGGCTTTGATATTCAACAACAAGGTGCCTTTACAGATGGGGGCTGGCTAGAAAATAATCAGCTTGCTAAACAGTTCAGTGAAGTAGAGAATCAGCTTGTAGATTGGACCTACAGCAAAGATTTAAAAGGATATCAAAAGGCCAAACCAAGCATTATCGATGTGTATAAACAAGTAAAATCACAAGTACAGCTTAAAGAGAAAGAGTTAAAAGCAGCATATCCGAGCGAGCCTCATATTACAAAGCTTATGGAACGTACATTAGCTGACCGTATACGCTTAGCAGAAGAGTATGTAGAACTATCTATTCAATCAAACATTGATATTGAGCAAAATAAATATGATTCATTCTTTAAAACTATGGAATGGCGGGATCAAGGCATGTTGGAAAATTTACTTTGGCTAGCAGATGAGATTTATCCGACTGAAAAGTTTATTGTTTGGGCACATAATGATCATATTCGCAAGGCCCAATCTGAAGTAATGGGCTCCCCTTATGCGCTAAACTTAATGGGTGAACGTCTACCAGACATTTATAAAAAATATAGCTATGTACTTGGTCTATATATGGCAAGTGGAGAAAATGCAAGCAATGCACGTGAAACTTGGTCTGTATTACCTCCAGTCAAAGGATCTACTGAGGATATCCTTTCCTCAACGAAGAAGCCATACACATTTATTGATTTACGAAATCGCCAAAATGAAAGAGGGAATTCATGGATGTTTGAGCCACGTATATCCTATAGTTGGGGAGTTATACAAGAGAGCTTTGTTCCTCGTGATCAATTTGATGGCATCCTTTTAATCGATAAAGTAAGTATTCCAAATTACATCGAATAA
- a CDS encoding DUF4272 domain-containing protein produces MNYFTIFASLNNIEDIDCKISDVFSKGFTVEKNEDEYLIKSKALFNKYKLIIRVMSEDTNPEYFANNIPGMMGFYNSIPFEDDNLKELVLTQISVLNSVIAIESEKEIKDEQMQLFTNLLSVIGGIGFVPNGTLLDKEGEVIVYPDGQSGPSNFRPYACTQKVRGQEVTSEEGYQRKNKTIAYLKEKGIPYTDSLPQLPPIEACQFKTKEDIARRAAALLIVIQFACDVAQGENVEESIDFFISMLRKYEVEDILTDKERAFLYSQQPNAQEAINISWQYEAYWTLIWVLGFVDKLDFPDELCDCEYAIQVISNCETFEQFYFQTTMRSQEEILNEADKIYRLHWACVDNRIQNRTAPAGINESIVVERRRGLFWLIGHQNEDWDTISMDT; encoded by the coding sequence TTGAACTATTTTACTATATTTGCTTCTTTGAATAATATAGAGGATATCGATTGTAAGATTTCTGATGTTTTTAGTAAAGGTTTTACTGTTGAAAAAAATGAAGATGAGTATCTCATAAAATCCAAAGCATTATTTAATAAATATAAATTGATAATTAGAGTGATGTCTGAAGATACAAACCCAGAATACTTTGCGAATAATATTCCTGGAATGATGGGCTTTTACAACAGTATTCCTTTTGAAGATGACAATTTAAAAGAATTAGTGTTAACGCAAATTTCTGTGTTAAATTCAGTAATTGCAATTGAATCTGAAAAAGAGATAAAGGATGAACAGATGCAGTTATTTACAAACCTACTATCAGTGATAGGGGGTATTGGCTTTGTACCAAATGGCACCTTATTAGACAAAGAAGGAGAAGTCATTGTTTATCCTGATGGACAATCGGGACCATCCAACTTTAGACCTTATGCCTGTACACAAAAGGTGAGGGGACAAGAGGTGACATCGGAAGAAGGCTATCAAAGAAAGAATAAAACAATAGCCTATTTAAAAGAAAAGGGTATTCCATATACAGATTCACTCCCGCAACTTCCACCAATTGAGGCTTGTCAGTTTAAAACCAAAGAGGATATTGCTAGGAGAGCTGCAGCTTTACTAATTGTTATTCAATTTGCTTGTGATGTGGCACAAGGAGAAAATGTAGAGGAATCAATAGACTTTTTTATCAGTATGTTGCGTAAATATGAAGTAGAAGACATTCTAACTGACAAAGAAAGAGCCTTTTTATATAGTCAACAGCCAAATGCACAGGAAGCCATTAATATTTCATGGCAATATGAGGCTTATTGGACACTAATTTGGGTACTTGGATTTGTTGACAAGCTTGATTTTCCTGATGAATTATGTGATTGTGAGTATGCTATTCAAGTTATTTCTAACTGCGAAACGTTTGAGCAATTTTATTTTCAAACTACGATGCGTAGCCAGGAAGAAATTTTGAATGAAGCCGACAAAATATACAGGCTACACTGGGCTTGCGTAGACAATCGCATACAAAACAGAACGGCTCCTGCTGGTATAAATGAAAGTATTGTTGTGGAAAGGCGCAGAGGCCTATTCTGGTTGATTGGTCATCAAAATGAAGACTGGGATACGATTTCAATGGATACTTAA
- a CDS encoding SMI1/KNR4 family protein codes for MQIWIDRWTYLLKQLEQQGAWMHPLEIKPVATEQELSMVEMRLGVPIPSEFRDVLLHCSRQVGVYWSLPDEALLPIELDTPLGNFSWSLEELEFPDFGGDSENEDEQLYLQFHTAGNGDALLMKVEDGSVWYWSHEEDEFDLLAWSFRDYIERVTTLGCIGVDCGQHRQFCSEDGLDLSLTNSQIWLKWLEQYVTTTWKEAIYHLDSLLIYVSMHGVKEEKVQKAFTRFDSRNVYTALRNQIEQSLRLVDKEAWCKVLVKVCATEASDWVRTFWKDQNSMPNRIRDYLTAFCLPEEEGLPLVLQDIEKEQIDSYTALHRLRHFHSSKTIAWMKPYVSFPIGGWDQLLVESRPSAETLFEWLNGSEPERLTAIRAVCQMMQQEIKPSAQVDKEKWLPLLAFWKDNEVLRKNKQLFNQALEGLNHW; via the coding sequence ATGCAAATATGGATTGATCGATGGACATATTTATTAAAACAGCTTGAACAACAAGGAGCTTGGATGCATCCACTTGAGATAAAGCCTGTAGCGACTGAGCAAGAGCTATCAATGGTAGAGATGCGGCTTGGTGTTCCGATTCCTTCTGAGTTCCGTGATGTATTACTTCATTGTTCTCGACAAGTGGGAGTGTATTGGTCTTTACCTGATGAGGCACTACTTCCTATTGAGCTGGACACGCCTTTAGGTAATTTTAGTTGGAGCTTGGAGGAACTCGAATTCCCTGATTTTGGTGGAGACAGTGAAAATGAAGATGAACAACTATACCTACAATTTCATACGGCTGGAAACGGTGATGCACTTCTTATGAAAGTTGAGGATGGTTCCGTTTGGTATTGGAGTCATGAGGAGGATGAGTTCGACCTGCTAGCCTGGAGTTTTAGGGATTATATAGAGAGGGTTACAACTTTAGGATGTATAGGAGTAGATTGTGGACAGCATCGACAGTTTTGTAGTGAGGATGGACTGGATTTAAGCCTGACCAACTCTCAAATCTGGCTAAAGTGGCTTGAACAATATGTAACTACAACATGGAAGGAAGCTATATATCATCTGGATTCTTTACTGATATATGTATCGATGCATGGTGTGAAAGAGGAAAAAGTTCAAAAAGCATTTACACGGTTCGATTCTAGAAATGTGTATACAGCACTTCGAAATCAAATTGAACAATCACTGCGTCTAGTAGATAAAGAAGCATGGTGTAAGGTTCTAGTAAAGGTTTGTGCAACTGAGGCAAGTGATTGGGTAAGGACATTTTGGAAAGACCAAAATAGTATGCCTAATCGGATTCGAGATTATTTAACAGCCTTCTGTCTACCAGAAGAAGAGGGGCTACCTCTTGTTCTTCAAGATATTGAGAAAGAGCAAATCGATTCCTATACAGCTTTACATCGACTACGTCATTTTCATAGCTCAAAAACGATAGCTTGGATGAAACCCTATGTTTCCTTTCCGATAGGTGGTTGGGATCAACTTTTAGTCGAATCACGGCCGAGTGCAGAAACATTATTTGAGTGGTTGAATGGTAGCGAACCAGAGCGCCTAACAGCTATACGAGCAGTATGTCAAATGATGCAGCAAGAAATTAAGCCTTCAGCTCAAGTAGATAAGGAGAAATGGCTGCCATTGCTTGCATTTTGGAAGGACAATGAAGTACTACGAAAAAATAAACAGCTATTTAACCAAGCTCTAGAAGGCTTGAATCATTGGTGA
- a CDS encoding TetR/AcrR family transcriptional regulator, translated as MARNKYPEVTRKRIIESAVKLFTVNGWDNVTIQEIVDDVGDITRGAFYHHFKTRADVIDAITKEMLTANNYFNDISDLKNLNALERLRQGISYSISQSVKEEDLSTIPFKMNSAEFVYSRITEGVQVVAPGIQKIIDEGNRDGSLQVAFPKQAAETFTMLFDIWMNPEIFRVSRAEFIQKIEHISLMFKGIGMPLMNDDLKDVFLALFDKVQE; from the coding sequence ATGGCCAGAAATAAATATCCAGAAGTTACGAGAAAAAGAATAATTGAATCAGCTGTTAAATTATTTACTGTAAACGGTTGGGACAATGTAACGATTCAAGAGATTGTAGATGATGTGGGGGATATTACTAGAGGAGCCTTCTATCATCATTTTAAAACCCGTGCTGATGTTATTGATGCCATCACAAAGGAAATGCTAACAGCAAATAATTATTTTAACGACATATCAGATTTAAAAAACTTAAATGCTTTAGAACGTTTAAGACAAGGCATTTCCTATTCAATTTCTCAAAGCGTAAAGGAAGAAGATTTATCCACAATTCCTTTTAAAATGAATTCTGCTGAATTTGTTTATAGTCGCATCACAGAAGGCGTACAAGTTGTTGCACCAGGTATTCAAAAAATTATTGATGAGGGCAATCGAGACGGATCACTGCAAGTTGCTTTTCCCAAGCAAGCAGCTGAAACCTTTACAATGCTTTTTGATATTTGGATGAATCCTGAAATATTTCGTGTAAGCCGAGCTGAATTTATTCAAAAAATTGAACATATAAGTTTGATGTTCAAAGGAATCGGTATGCCACTTATGAACGATGATTTGAAAGATGTTTTTTTAGCATTATTTGATAAAGTTCAGGAATAG
- a CDS encoding alpha/beta hydrolase family protein gives MKTLEVLFTIILLLSSISLTFRQRGVTRINLFVIAANYSLLFGTITTIGANWRMIPAYIVLLLLTLQVFVKPKSTIVSKKLSMKIIKILGIVVATFAMFTLPKLFPIMSFPEPTGEYTVGTQTFHLIDKNRKEFVVPNHQVNRELMIQVYYPAEKGTGQPSPYFEHIDALSEQLAATQGFPYIATTHLGLTKTHSYQDATPIKSKEKFPLLLFAHGMSLYSRQNTFQLEELVSHGYIVVALNFTGDATTTIFPDGDRVDFTPIENTITFLNNRIKLWEQDASFVLDEVIKANFDKNFHTIASLIDFDSIGMLGHSFGGATSTQMLVKDSRIKAAIDMDGGLYGDSMPANGPAKPFMLMNAEASINFMKEAYSQQPGNRDELFVESYLRNKTIEKPGVYTAIIPKTNHGSFTDLAAVSPIINESGADVNAIYKLINELSLGFFDKNLKGIHENKLNEIQKAHPEINLTLH, from the coding sequence ATGAAAACCTTAGAAGTACTATTTACAATTATTTTATTACTATCGAGCATCTCACTGACTTTTAGACAACGTGGGGTAACTAGAATAAATCTATTTGTGATAGCAGCCAATTATAGTTTGTTATTTGGAACAATTACGACCATTGGTGCTAACTGGCGTATGATCCCTGCTTATATTGTTTTGCTGTTATTAACACTACAGGTTTTTGTGAAGCCAAAAAGTACAATTGTTTCAAAGAAATTAAGCATGAAAATAATTAAAATTTTAGGTATTGTTGTGGCCACTTTTGCAATGTTCACATTACCAAAGTTGTTTCCAATCATGTCTTTTCCAGAGCCAACAGGAGAATATACAGTAGGAACTCAGACATTTCACCTTATCGATAAGAATCGCAAGGAATTTGTCGTGCCTAATCATCAGGTGAATCGCGAATTAATGATTCAGGTATATTATCCTGCTGAAAAAGGGACAGGACAGCCTTCTCCCTACTTTGAACATATAGATGCGTTATCAGAGCAATTGGCAGCGACACAGGGATTTCCCTATATTGCTACAACACATTTAGGATTGACGAAAACCCACTCTTATCAGGATGCGACACCTATAAAATCCAAAGAAAAATTCCCACTTCTATTATTTGCACATGGCATGAGTTTATATAGTCGCCAAAATACCTTTCAGCTAGAGGAATTAGTGAGTCATGGCTATATTGTTGTTGCTCTAAATTTTACAGGTGACGCGACAACAACCATATTCCCTGATGGCGATCGAGTTGATTTTACACCAATTGAAAACACAATTACATTCTTGAATAATCGCATCAAACTTTGGGAGCAGGATGCATCATTTGTTTTAGATGAGGTTATCAAAGCTAATTTTGATAAAAATTTCCATACAATAGCCTCACTAATTGACTTTGACAGCATTGGTATGTTGGGTCACTCTTTTGGCGGCGCTACTTCTACTCAAATGCTAGTAAAGGATAGTCGTATTAAAGCAGCAATTGATATGGATGGTGGATTGTATGGCGATTCAATGCCTGCAAATGGACCTGCAAAGCCCTTTATGCTGATGAACGCTGAGGCATCCATTAACTTTATGAAGGAGGCATATAGCCAACAACCTGGTAATCGTGATGAATTGTTTGTAGAATCTTATCTAAGAAATAAAACAATTGAAAAACCTGGTGTCTATACAGCTATTATTCCGAAAACAAATCACGGAAGTTTTACAGATTTAGCAGCCGTTTCGCCGATTATTAATGAATCCGGAGCTGATGTAAATGCAATTTATAAATTAATTAATGAATTATCACTTGGCTTTTTTGATAAAAATTTAAAAGGAATCCATGAAAATAAATTAAATGAAATACAGAAGGCACACCCGGAAATAAACTTAACTTTACACTAA
- a CDS encoding MerR family transcriptional regulator, with protein sequence MFNKNVKYFTTGEFAKICKVNKQTLIYYDQIGLLSPIMKDNKDYRYYSIAQYEFFSVIELLKAVGMSLKEIQKYMAEKSPENFLDLMHQQKEIVTKKRRELEMIEGIIDVKIDLTQEALHLDFDSITIEHLPEATLYLSRNIEDSTEEQFVKAVSDFIDELDRSQLDTGYPIGGITRREQVLAGNYDNYSYLYIEQPHPQEGHPYFEAIEGDFIVGYHVGTSATLGESYKRLFKVMSEKGFELGQYVYEEYIYDAVIKNREEEYVTKIMVEIKKGC encoded by the coding sequence ATGTTTAATAAAAATGTAAAATATTTTACAACTGGTGAATTCGCTAAAATATGTAAGGTTAATAAACAAACACTTATTTATTACGATCAAATTGGCTTATTATCACCTATCATGAAGGATAATAAGGATTACCGTTATTATTCCATTGCTCAATATGAATTTTTTAGTGTTATTGAGCTGTTAAAGGCAGTAGGTATGTCTTTAAAGGAAATTCAAAAATATATGGCTGAAAAATCACCTGAAAATTTTCTAGACTTAATGCATCAGCAAAAGGAGATTGTCACAAAAAAGCGTAGAGAGTTGGAGATGATTGAAGGCATTATCGATGTCAAAATTGATTTAACACAGGAGGCTCTACATCTTGATTTTGATAGCATTACGATTGAGCATTTACCAGAGGCAACATTGTATTTAAGTCGAAATATTGAGGATTCAACGGAGGAGCAATTTGTTAAGGCTGTCTCCGATTTTATTGATGAGTTGGATCGCTCTCAACTAGACACAGGTTACCCAATTGGGGGGATTACAAGGAGGGAGCAGGTGTTAGCGGGTAACTATGATAATTATAGTTACTTGTATATTGAGCAGCCACATCCACAGGAGGGTCATCCTTATTTCGAAGCGATTGAAGGGGATTTTATTGTGGGATATCATGTAGGGACATCCGCGACACTTGGAGAATCCTACAAGAGATTATTTAAGGTCATGAGCGAAAAGGGCTTTGAACTGGGGCAATACGTTTATGAGGAATATATTTATGATGCAGTTATTAAAAATCGAGAAGAGGAATACGTAACAAAAATTATGGTGGAAATAAAAAAAGGCTGTTGA
- a CDS encoding GNAT family N-acetyltransferase — MFTEIRDITALNKEEILTLRIADNQQNFIESTDQCLAEAEIDKRFIPVGLYRGNTAVGFAMYGMFPHVDNSERVWLDRFFIDERYQHKGLGKYFLQQLINHLVATYGCQNIYLSVYDDNLAAIQLYKKFGFIFNGELDDKGEKVMVKEVHDHDNH, encoded by the coding sequence ATGTTCACGGAAATACGTGACATCACAGCTTTAAACAAAGAGGAAATTTTAACTTTACGCATCGCGGATAATCAGCAAAATTTTATTGAAAGCACGGATCAATGCTTAGCAGAAGCTGAAATCGATAAACGCTTTATACCTGTTGGCTTGTACAGAGGGAATACGGCAGTCGGCTTTGCTATGTATGGTATGTTCCCTCATGTGGACAATTCTGAACGCGTTTGGTTAGATCGCTTCTTTATTGATGAACGATATCAGCACAAAGGATTGGGGAAATATTTTTTACAGCAGCTTATTAATCATCTGGTAGCTACATACGGCTGCCAAAACATTTATTTAAGCGTTTATGACGACAATCTTGCGGCCATTCAGCTATATAAAAAATTTGGATTTATTTTTAACGGAGAGTTGGATGATAAAGGGGAAAAGGTAATGGTCAAGGAGGTGCATGACCATGACAACCATTAA
- a CDS encoding MATE family efflux transporter — protein sequence MTTINPIETRPLKPLFLSYLFPAMVGMLLMSVNILVDGIFVSHGVGPTALAGVNIAVPIFSILLSISLWIGMGGATLYSISLGEGNKKRAHQIFTLAFTVMVVVVLTLILLLLLNLKEISYIFGASDATYPYVQEYLHVILIFGVFYTIENLLSIFIRNDGNPKLAMMGLITTSVLNIILNYIFIFVFNYGVTGCALATALSTIIGMSVLCLHFFRKQSELRFVRNFFSISDLKKIFSIGLPSFIVEASVAVIVILYNVTFLHYLGSNGVTAYAMVNYIHTVLLTVFLGIGMALQPLVSYHHGARLVTRLTALLKIGTATALIFGLTTAIIAMLFPSQLMALFGDSTFEIRNLASQGFVHFAIGYIFLGINMVYAEFFQSIEKIRLATSIMLLRSIILFIPTLVLLPKILGPQAIWWTFPVAEGITALLIFIFMKRKSHTILI from the coding sequence ATGACAACCATTAATCCAATCGAAACAAGACCTCTAAAGCCTTTGTTTTTATCATACCTATTCCCAGCTATGGTCGGTATGCTATTAATGTCAGTAAATATTTTAGTTGATGGCATTTTTGTGAGCCATGGTGTTGGACCAACAGCTTTAGCAGGTGTAAATATCGCTGTTCCCATTTTTTCTATTCTCCTTTCCATCTCTCTTTGGATTGGAATGGGTGGCGCTACACTATATTCTATTTCTCTTGGAGAGGGCAATAAAAAACGAGCACATCAAATCTTTACATTAGCATTCACAGTAATGGTTGTTGTCGTTCTGACACTGATTCTATTACTTTTATTGAATCTAAAAGAGATCTCCTATATATTTGGAGCCAGTGATGCTACCTACCCTTATGTTCAAGAGTACCTACACGTTATTTTAATCTTTGGTGTGTTTTATACAATTGAAAATTTACTAAGCATTTTTATTCGTAATGATGGCAATCCAAAGCTTGCAATGATGGGTTTAATCACTACATCTGTTTTAAATATAATCTTAAACTATATCTTTATTTTCGTATTCAATTACGGCGTAACTGGCTGTGCATTAGCTACAGCACTCTCCACAATTATCGGTATGTCAGTACTCTGCCTACATTTCTTCAGAAAGCAATCTGAATTAAGATTTGTACGTAATTTTTTCAGCATCTCTGATTTAAAGAAAATATTTTCAATCGGGTTACCAAGCTTTATTGTTGAAGCATCCGTGGCAGTAATCGTCATTCTTTATAACGTGACATTCTTACATTATTTAGGTTCTAATGGAGTCACTGCCTACGCAATGGTAAACTATATCCATACGGTACTGCTAACAGTTTTTCTTGGTATTGGTATGGCGCTTCAGCCACTAGTTAGCTACCATCATGGTGCAAGATTAGTAACAAGATTAACGGCACTCCTGAAAATCGGCACTGCCACAGCACTTATTTTTGGATTAACAACTGCTATTATCGCCATGTTATTCCCATCACAGTTAATGGCACTGTTCGGAGATAGTACATTTGAAATTCGTAATTTGGCTTCACAGGGCTTCGTTCATTTTGCTATCGGTTATATATTTCTTGGCATTAATATGGTGTATGCAGAGTTCTTCCAATCGATTGAAAAAATTCGGCTTGCCACATCTATTATGTTATTAAGAAGTATTATATTATTCATACCTACACTTGTGCTGTTGCCTAAGATTCTTGGCCCTCAAGCTATTTGGTGGACCTTCCCTGTTGCTGAGGGAATCACTGCGCTGCTAATTTTTATATTTATGAAAAGAAAATCACATACAATTTTAATTTAA
- a CDS encoding excalibur calcium-binding domain-containing protein produces MKKVILTLLTATLVFSFTSLNTEVEAKETFKSCKELNKKYPKGVKKGHSAYSANLDRDKDGWACEK; encoded by the coding sequence GTGAAAAAAGTAATTTTAACTTTATTAACAGCAACATTAGTATTTTCGTTCACATCATTAAATACTGAAGTAGAAGCAAAAGAGACATTTAAAAGCTGTAAAGAATTAAACAAAAAATACCCTAAAGGTGTAAAAAAGGGTCATTCAGCATATTCAGCAAATCTTGATAGAGATAAAGATGGCTGGGCTTGTGAAAAATAA